One window of the Spirochaetia bacterium 38H-sp genome contains the following:
- a CDS encoding Ig-like domain-containing protein, with product MKPERLLIILCLLVAFLFPAFAGGETEWQEVDGKENWKKSIDIKESKPGTYNVIIKGTDFAGNEFIEGPYNLVIDPDSDLAISRVISPANNQTIRNNINIIGIAVDDDGISRVEVKIDEGPYRQAEGTDYWNMYVDATTLKDGEHTITVRAIDINGLPGTEYTSTFLLDTEPPQMTIDSHKNGALVSKKIVIKGTVKDANQVKSLSATFPSYTVKKKDKEETIPETTQNVKIKYDKNENIYSFELPIETQKLPDGPMVLWFKATDMTGTESAVPFLIFIDNKEPEISIISPEEESPVYGMVQITGTINDAIGVKRMWYTYNKEEKDIPLTPGNPYWTIQFDVSEDTTGTIETIIFAEDVSGNITNKKIKLKNDREGAKPAITIITPQTEEKTVPVLTKYDAIIGITEGINPQDKIVVEGLGEGPQEFPAKSGFYIPLSGLSPGKYNINITAVDSLGFESKPLKYSFEISADKPILIPTELVYQDTQESQSWNNGLLYDASRKAVIRGTIKSETKPSGGKLYTGADIWTALPSDLSAQPDIPKTASESSLKISPTEEANTYTFEASLPQKAGNGSLPAIFVINNADKSISVFPQIISYQAPPPAKGKEQIPPAKPNQLLILDYRINKGNILLTDKTPLGLYFSGNSISAVSVEPQEAENLISVKKIGNHVLLTAKSSGEVSGFSIIVKDKSGKEYKTPTYKLTVDLGLPSFTISSPVANLYTNQEIILSGTAQDDLAVASLQYRIDGLGKWNSIILTDNSFETTISSSALKPGAHILEVRAIDKAGNISVKRQSFFFDATAPKIAFITPRSQDKINGTIRVTGIVSSESPIESVTYSTDGGETKQNVSLSNNMFTLLIDFTSLAREEKILTFTTQDKAGNIQDIELKPNIDFAKDIPVVQIQTPEEASTITTDVTVSGMVFDDDGIDRIYWRLDENQWQEIPAEHNFAINLPISSLTDNEHTIQIYAKDIFGIESEPVTRTIRVSLKEPEAILTSPTVDTTIKGSIELKGTAFDNNGMDSILLSLDNGTSYKKAELNVEGTEWTYPLDTTLLKDGTYAIQILARDAYGIEASYSALINIDNTPPELNISSPEEAANAAGKLKLSGRVSDNIDLQSFIAEIEPINNAKETKTIELPTDNIINQEIDLSNLEPGWYNIRITAQDKAGNTSITDRNLNIVDQLNNSSVRILFPEPGSTVHGPVTVSGIAVSSTPVEKAQLYVGDRFIDAVTVDTRGYFSYTIDPKVLTDGEIIIKAAIAQGDNNKTESNPVKIMYQKLGPYISITSHNMGALLSNRPWIEGIAGYNSNLDPENPDDKKKLKELEVKKLEVSLDNGRTFTEIAARENWKYRVETGMLQNGPLPIIIKATYKNGEVAVERTLFIVDKIYPVVKLLNPQEGNYLNTEAEFIGTAEDNFGIKDIQISLREGDKAGYEIPQFIQGMYLDAHFLGMTYYKVGLGLTFFDNNVKLQASYGIGPQTTEDGKSARLSGQFISGKLLASLFYLPFESILGPDWDWLSLKVALGADFSYIILYNPITVESATGTNTINTVVLSAIIGQLEFPIVEVKGFQAFHTYSLYAEPEVWFIPSDVDPKIVPKITFGLHTVIF from the coding sequence ATGAAACCAGAACGTCTGTTGATCATCTTGTGTCTTCTTGTTGCTTTCCTTTTTCCCGCCTTTGCAGGTGGAGAAACAGAATGGCAGGAAGTGGACGGAAAAGAAAACTGGAAAAAGAGCATAGACATAAAAGAATCAAAACCAGGCACATACAACGTCATAATAAAAGGCACAGACTTTGCAGGAAACGAGTTTATAGAGGGACCCTATAATCTTGTTATAGACCCTGATTCTGACCTTGCCATAAGCAGAGTTATATCTCCGGCTAACAACCAAACGATACGCAACAACATAAATATTATAGGAATTGCGGTAGACGATGATGGTATATCCAGAGTAGAGGTAAAAATAGATGAGGGACCATACAGACAAGCAGAAGGTACGGATTACTGGAACATGTATGTGGATGCCACCACACTCAAAGATGGAGAACACACAATAACTGTAAGGGCAATAGATATCAACGGACTCCCCGGCACAGAGTATACAAGTACATTTCTTCTGGACACAGAACCTCCTCAAATGACAATAGACTCCCATAAAAATGGAGCTCTTGTAAGCAAAAAAATAGTAATCAAGGGAACAGTAAAAGATGCCAATCAGGTAAAAAGCCTTTCGGCCACATTTCCTTCTTATACGGTAAAGAAAAAAGATAAAGAAGAAACCATCCCAGAAACAACTCAAAACGTAAAAATAAAATACGACAAGAATGAGAATATATACTCATTCGAACTTCCCATAGAAACACAGAAACTTCCTGACGGCCCCATGGTTCTTTGGTTTAAGGCTACCGATATGACCGGTACAGAATCTGCAGTACCATTTCTCATATTCATAGATAACAAGGAGCCGGAAATAAGCATAATATCCCCGGAAGAAGAAAGCCCGGTATACGGTATGGTACAGATAACAGGAACAATCAACGATGCAATAGGCGTAAAACGCATGTGGTATACTTACAATAAAGAAGAAAAAGACATCCCTCTTACACCGGGAAACCCATACTGGACAATACAGTTTGATGTAAGTGAAGATACTACAGGTACAATAGAAACTATTATCTTTGCAGAAGATGTAAGCGGCAATATAACAAATAAAAAAATCAAACTCAAAAACGACAGAGAGGGGGCAAAACCTGCTATAACAATAATAACCCCACAAACAGAAGAAAAAACAGTTCCTGTCCTAACTAAATACGATGCAATTATAGGAATAACAGAGGGAATCAACCCTCAGGATAAGATAGTAGTGGAGGGACTGGGTGAAGGACCACAGGAGTTCCCTGCAAAATCGGGATTTTATATTCCTCTGTCCGGATTAAGCCCAGGTAAATACAACATAAATATCACAGCCGTTGACAGTCTTGGATTTGAAAGCAAACCTCTTAAGTACAGCTTTGAGATAAGTGCTGATAAGCCAATACTTATCCCAACAGAACTTGTCTATCAGGACACACAAGAGAGCCAAAGCTGGAACAACGGACTGCTTTATGATGCATCCAGAAAGGCTGTAATAAGAGGTACAATAAAATCGGAAACAAAGCCTTCCGGAGGAAAGCTTTATACAGGTGCAGACATATGGACAGCACTTCCTTCAGATTTATCAGCTCAGCCGGATATACCAAAGACAGCAAGCGAAAGCAGCCTGAAAATAAGTCCTACAGAGGAAGCAAACACCTATACTTTTGAAGCAAGCCTTCCTCAAAAAGCAGGAAATGGCAGTCTCCCTGCTATATTTGTAATCAATAATGCAGACAAAAGTATATCAGTTTTCCCCCAGATAATAAGTTATCAGGCTCCACCACCTGCAAAGGGTAAGGAGCAAATTCCTCCAGCCAAGCCCAATCAGCTTCTTATTCTAGACTATAGAATCAATAAAGGTAATATTCTTCTTACGGATAAGACACCGCTTGGCTTGTACTTCTCAGGAAATAGTATATCGGCAGTAAGCGTGGAACCACAGGAAGCAGAAAATCTGATATCTGTGAAGAAAATAGGAAATCATGTTCTGCTAACAGCAAAATCCAGCGGAGAAGTATCCGGATTTAGCATAATAGTCAAAGACAAAAGCGGTAAAGAATACAAAACACCCACATACAAATTAACAGTGGATTTGGGATTGCCCTCGTTTACAATAAGCTCACCTGTTGCAAATCTCTATACCAATCAGGAAATAATATTGTCAGGTACGGCTCAGGACGATCTGGCAGTAGCGTCGCTGCAATATCGTATAGATGGTCTCGGGAAGTGGAATAGTATAATACTAACCGACAACAGTTTTGAAACAACAATAAGCTCAAGTGCATTAAAACCGGGCGCACACATACTGGAAGTAAGGGCAATAGATAAAGCTGGCAATATATCTGTAAAAAGACAGTCTTTCTTCTTTGATGCTACAGCACCAAAAATTGCTTTTATAACTCCAAGAAGCCAGGATAAAATTAACGGAACAATAAGGGTAACAGGAATAGTGAGCTCAGAAAGTCCTATAGAATCCGTAACATATTCTACAGATGGAGGAGAGACCAAGCAAAATGTTTCTCTTTCAAACAATATGTTTACTCTTCTCATAGACTTTACAAGCCTTGCAAGAGAAGAGAAGATTCTTACGTTCACCACACAAGATAAGGCCGGTAACATCCAAGACATAGAACTTAAACCCAATATAGATTTTGCAAAAGACATTCCTGTTGTACAAATACAGACTCCGGAAGAGGCAAGCACTATAACAACGGATGTGACGGTATCTGGCATGGTATTTGATGATGACGGAATAGACAGAATATACTGGAGACTGGATGAAAATCAGTGGCAGGAGATACCTGCAGAACACAACTTTGCAATAAATCTGCCTATCTCAAGCCTAACAGATAACGAACATACAATTCAAATCTATGCAAAGGACATATTTGGTATAGAAAGCGAACCCGTTACAAGAACTATACGAGTAAGCCTCAAGGAACCTGAGGCAATACTAACCTCACCTACAGTTGATACTACTATCAAGGGCAGCATAGAACTCAAAGGAACCGCCTTTGATAACAATGGTATGGACTCTATACTATTGTCACTGGATAATGGAACCAGCTATAAGAAAGCAGAGCTAAACGTAGAAGGGACAGAATGGACATATCCTCTGGACACAACACTACTCAAAGATGGAACATATGCAATACAGATACTTGCACGTGATGCATACGGCATAGAAGCCAGCTACTCAGCACTTATAAATATTGATAACACCCCTCCTGAGCTTAACATAAGCTCACCAGAAGAAGCTGCAAATGCTGCAGGAAAACTAAAACTATCTGGCAGAGTATCTGACAACATAGACTTACAATCTTTTATTGCTGAGATAGAACCAATAAACAATGCAAAAGAAACAAAGACAATAGAACTTCCTACAGACAACATAATTAACCAAGAAATAGACCTGTCGAATCTTGAGCCAGGCTGGTATAATATAAGAATAACAGCACAAGATAAAGCAGGAAACACAAGCATAACAGATAGGAATCTAAATATAGTAGATCAACTCAACAATTCCTCTGTGAGAATATTATTTCCCGAGCCCGGCAGCACGGTACACGGACCTGTGACAGTATCCGGTATTGCTGTATCAAGTACTCCCGTAGAAAAAGCACAGCTCTATGTTGGAGACAGATTTATAGATGCCGTAACCGTTGATACACGAGGATATTTTAGCTACACAATAGATCCCAAAGTGCTTACGGACGGAGAAATAATTATAAAAGCAGCAATAGCCCAAGGAGACAATAATAAAACAGAAAGCAATCCGGTAAAAATAATGTACCAAAAGCTGGGACCATATATCAGCATAACAAGCCACAATATGGGAGCACTGCTTTCCAACAGACCATGGATAGAAGGAATAGCAGGTTACAACAGCAACCTTGATCCGGAAAATCCGGATGATAAGAAAAAACTCAAAGAACTGGAAGTTAAAAAACTGGAAGTAAGCCTAGACAACGGAAGAACCTTTACGGAAATAGCTGCAAGAGAAAACTGGAAATACAGAGTAGAAACAGGAATGCTTCAAAACGGACCTTTGCCAATAATAATAAAAGCAACATATAAAAATGGAGAAGTAGCAGTAGAAAGAACCCTCTTTATAGTCGATAAGATATATCCTGTTGTAAAGCTACTCAATCCGCAGGAAGGAAACTACCTTAACACAGAAGCAGAATTTATAGGAACAGCTGAAGACAACTTCGGTATAAAAGATATACAGATAAGCCTCAGAGAAGGTGACAAAGCAGGATATGAGATACCACAGTTTATACAAGGCATGTATCTAGACGCACACTTCCTTGGAATGACCTACTACAAAGTAGGACTGGGACTTACATTCTTTGACAACAACGTCAAGCTGCAGGCAAGTTATGGCATTGGCCCGCAGACAACAGAAGACGGCAAAAGCGCACGCTTATCTGGACAGTTTATAAGCGGCAAACTGCTAGCAAGCCTTTTCTACCTCCCCTTTGAGTCCATACTTGGCCCGGATTGGGACTGGCTATCTCTCAAGGTGGCCCTAGGCGCAGACTTTAGCTACATAATCCTGTACAACCCTATCACAGTAGAAAGTGCGACCGGCACCAATACAATAAACACCGTAGTACTAAGCGCCATAATCGGCCAGCTAGAATTCCCAATAGTAGAAGTAAAAGGCTTCCAGGCATTCCACACATATAGCCTGTACGCAGAACCGGAAGTATGGTTTATTCCATCCGATGTAGACCCCAAGATAGTACCCAAGATAACATTTGGACTCCACACAGTAATCTTCTAA